In Kocuria turfanensis, a single genomic region encodes these proteins:
- the mfd gene encoding transcription-repair coupling factor gives MTLSGLLAALGAERSFANLRAQAALPPGERSPETVISAPDGMRAVLTAQLRGALDAPGAAGDRAPVLLAVTATGRESEDLAAALGAYLPAGEIAEFPAWETLPHERLSPRSDTVGRRLDVLRRLAGKDPERPLRVLTAPVRSVLQPVVEGLGEMTPVRFARGEELDFDAAVTALSQAAYARVDMVTRRGEFAVRGGIIDVFSPVEDHPVRIEFFGDEVDELRWFAVADQRTLTGTDHPDRLVAPPCREVLITPSVMSRAATLRNALPGAESMLERIAGGIYVEGMESLAPLLVDGMVPVLSLLPPGSLVVVMEPEKVRTRAHDLVATNEEFLLAAWDSASDGRSAPIDITSAEHAAQTGDDEGRTLASGSFQTLAEARSTALDAGLGWWSVTALNVNAVAGQDVDADTAAEDIALLDSDADTLTVAARDPHGFHGDVEAMLEFLQGRVADGWRVVAVTEGPGPLARIAELLHDAGIPASRRDSLVEEPQPGVVELTTAVAGKGFALDGPRIVLLTEADLLGRASPYTTKDMRRLPVRRKRNAVDPLSLSPGDFVVHEQHGIGQFVELIQRPITGAMTKPGQPKPVREYLVLEYAASKRNGPRDRLFVPTDQLDQVTNYVGGEAPTLSRMGGADWNKTKRAAKRAVKDIANELIRLYSARMASRGHAFGDDTPWQRELEEAFPYVETPDQLTTIDEVKADMEREVPMDRLISGDVGYGKTEVAVRAAFKAVQDGKQVAVLVPTTLLAQQHAETFSERFSGFPVHLAALSRFQTAKETKEALAGLKDGSVDVVIGTHRLLSKEVQFKDLGLVVIDEEQRFGVEHKEKLKAMRTNVDVLAMSATPIPRTLEMSLTGIRETSTLATPPEERHPVLTYVGAYTDKQVSAAVRRELMREGQVFYIHNRVSSIERTAKEIAELVPEARIAVAHGQMSESRLEQIIVDFWEKKFDVLVCTTIVETGLDIANANTLIVDGADRYGLSQLHQLRGRVGRGRERAYAYFLYQAEKPLSETALERLKAVAAHNELGAGMQLAVKDLEIRGAGNLLGGEQSGHIAGVGFDMYLRLVGEAVAEYRGEEDERPTEMKIELPVNAYLPHDYVPGERLRLEAYRNLANATTEEAIQEVADELVDRYGDVPEPVQNLLDVARFRVLARSAGLTDVAAQGNTVRFAPADLPESRQMRLARLYPGAQVKAVPGTDTAQVLIPKPKTARIGGKDLVDREILEWARGVVEAVFAREPAAA, from the coding sequence ATGACCTTGTCCGGACTGCTCGCCGCCCTCGGGGCGGAGCGCTCCTTCGCCAACCTCCGCGCCCAGGCCGCCCTCCCGCCGGGGGAGCGCAGCCCCGAGACCGTGATCAGCGCCCCGGACGGGATGCGCGCGGTGCTCACGGCCCAGCTGCGCGGGGCCCTGGACGCCCCGGGAGCGGCCGGCGACCGGGCGCCGGTGCTGCTCGCCGTCACCGCCACCGGCCGCGAGTCCGAGGACCTCGCCGCGGCCCTGGGCGCCTACTTGCCCGCCGGGGAGATCGCCGAGTTCCCGGCCTGGGAGACGCTGCCGCACGAGCGGCTCTCACCCCGCTCGGACACCGTGGGCCGCCGCCTGGACGTGCTGCGCCGGCTGGCCGGCAAGGACCCCGAGCGCCCGCTGCGGGTGCTCACGGCCCCGGTCCGCTCCGTGCTGCAGCCCGTCGTCGAGGGCCTGGGCGAGATGACCCCGGTGCGCTTCGCCCGCGGGGAGGAGCTCGACTTCGACGCCGCCGTCACCGCCCTGTCCCAGGCCGCCTACGCCCGCGTGGACATGGTGACCCGCCGGGGGGAGTTCGCCGTGCGCGGCGGGATCATCGACGTCTTCTCCCCGGTCGAGGACCACCCCGTGCGCATCGAGTTCTTCGGGGACGAGGTGGACGAGCTGCGCTGGTTCGCCGTCGCGGACCAGCGGACCCTGACCGGCACGGACCACCCCGACCGGCTCGTGGCCCCGCCGTGCCGGGAGGTGCTGATCACGCCCTCGGTGATGTCCCGGGCCGCGACGCTGCGCAACGCGCTGCCCGGCGCCGAGTCGATGCTCGAGCGGATCGCCGGCGGCATCTACGTGGAGGGCATGGAGTCCCTCGCGCCCCTGCTCGTGGACGGCATGGTCCCCGTGCTCTCCCTGCTGCCGCCGGGCTCGCTCGTGGTGGTCATGGAGCCGGAGAAGGTCCGGACCCGGGCGCACGACCTCGTGGCCACCAACGAGGAGTTCCTCCTCGCCGCGTGGGACTCCGCCTCCGACGGCCGGTCCGCGCCCATCGACATCACCTCCGCCGAGCACGCCGCGCAGACGGGCGACGACGAGGGCCGCACGCTGGCCTCCGGGTCCTTCCAGACCCTCGCCGAGGCCCGCTCCACCGCCCTCGACGCCGGGCTCGGCTGGTGGTCGGTCACCGCCCTCAACGTCAACGCCGTGGCCGGGCAGGACGTGGACGCGGACACCGCGGCGGAGGACATCGCGCTGCTCGACTCCGACGCCGACACCCTCACGGTGGCCGCCCGCGACCCGCACGGCTTCCACGGCGACGTCGAGGCCATGCTGGAGTTCCTCCAGGGACGGGTGGCCGACGGCTGGCGCGTCGTCGCCGTCACCGAGGGCCCCGGACCCCTGGCCCGGATCGCGGAGCTGCTGCACGACGCCGGCATCCCCGCGTCCCGCCGGGACTCGCTGGTGGAGGAGCCGCAGCCCGGGGTCGTGGAGCTCACCACCGCGGTGGCCGGCAAGGGCTTCGCCCTCGACGGCCCGCGGATCGTGCTGCTCACCGAGGCGGACCTGCTCGGCCGGGCCAGCCCGTACACCACCAAGGACATGCGCCGGCTGCCCGTGCGGCGCAAGCGCAACGCCGTGGACCCGCTCTCGCTGTCCCCGGGCGACTTCGTGGTGCACGAGCAGCACGGCATCGGACAGTTCGTGGAGCTCATCCAGCGGCCCATCACCGGGGCCATGACCAAGCCGGGGCAGCCGAAGCCCGTGCGCGAGTACCTGGTGCTCGAGTACGCGGCGTCCAAGCGCAACGGCCCGCGGGACCGCCTGTTCGTGCCCACCGACCAGCTCGACCAGGTCACCAACTACGTGGGCGGCGAGGCGCCGACCCTGTCCAGGATGGGCGGGGCGGACTGGAACAAGACCAAGCGCGCCGCCAAGCGGGCCGTCAAGGACATCGCCAACGAGCTCATCCGCCTCTACTCCGCACGGATGGCCTCCCGGGGCCACGCCTTCGGGGACGACACCCCGTGGCAGCGGGAGCTGGAGGAGGCGTTCCCCTACGTCGAGACCCCCGACCAGCTGACCACCATCGACGAGGTCAAGGCGGACATGGAGCGGGAGGTGCCCATGGACCGGCTGATCTCCGGGGACGTGGGCTACGGCAAGACCGAGGTCGCCGTGCGCGCCGCCTTCAAGGCCGTGCAGGACGGCAAGCAGGTGGCGGTGCTCGTGCCCACCACGCTGCTCGCCCAGCAGCACGCCGAGACGTTCAGCGAGCGCTTCTCCGGCTTCCCGGTGCACCTGGCCGCCCTCTCCCGGTTCCAAACCGCCAAGGAGACCAAGGAGGCGCTCGCCGGGCTCAAGGACGGATCCGTCGACGTGGTGATCGGCACCCACCGGCTGCTGTCCAAGGAGGTGCAGTTCAAGGACCTGGGCCTCGTGGTCATCGACGAGGAGCAGCGCTTCGGCGTGGAGCACAAGGAGAAGCTCAAGGCCATGCGGACGAACGTGGACGTCCTGGCGATGTCCGCGACCCCGATCCCGCGCACCCTCGAGATGTCCCTGACCGGGATCCGCGAGACCTCCACCCTGGCCACCCCGCCGGAGGAGCGGCACCCCGTGCTGACCTACGTGGGCGCCTACACGGACAAGCAGGTCTCCGCGGCGGTCCGGCGCGAGCTCATGCGCGAGGGCCAGGTCTTCTACATCCACAACCGGGTGTCCTCGATCGAGCGCACGGCCAAGGAGATCGCCGAGCTCGTGCCCGAGGCGCGGATCGCCGTGGCCCACGGGCAGATGTCCGAGTCCCGGCTGGAGCAGATCATCGTGGACTTCTGGGAGAAGAAGTTCGACGTCCTGGTCTGCACCACGATCGTGGAGACCGGCCTCGACATCGCCAACGCCAACACGCTCATCGTCGACGGCGCCGACCGGTACGGGCTCTCCCAGCTGCACCAGCTGCGCGGGCGCGTGGGCCGCGGCCGCGAACGGGCCTACGCCTACTTCCTGTACCAGGCGGAGAAGCCGCTCTCCGAGACCGCCCTGGAGCGGCTCAAGGCCGTCGCCGCGCACAACGAGCTCGGCGCAGGCATGCAGCTGGCCGTCAAGGACCTCGAGATCCGCGGGGCCGGCAACCTGCTGGGCGGGGAGCAGTCCGGGCACATCGCCGGCGTGGGCTTCGACATGTACCTGCGGCTCGTGGGCGAGGCCGTCGCCGAGTACCGCGGGGAGGAGGACGAGCGGCCCACCGAGATGAAGATCGAGCTGCCGGTCAACGCCTACCTGCCGCACGACTACGTCCCGGGGGAGCGGCTGCGCCTGGAGGCCTACCGCAACCTCGCCAACGCCACGACGGAGGAGGCGATCCAGGAGGTCGCCGACGAGCTCGTGGACCGCTACGGCGACGTCCCCGAGCCGGTCCAGAACCTCCTCGACGTCGCCCGCTTCCGGGTGCTCGCCCGGTCCGCGGGCCTGACGGACGTCGCGGCGCAGGGCAACACGGTCCGCTTCGCCCCGGCCGACCTGCCCGAGTCCCGGCAGATGCGCCTCGCCCGCCTCTACCCCGGCGCCCAGGTGAAGGCGGTGCCCGGCACGGACACCGCCCAGGTGCTCATCCCCAAGCCGAAGACCGCGCGGATCGGCGGCAAGGACCTCGTCGACCGCGAGATCCTCGAGTGGGCGCGCGGCGTGGTCGAGGCGGTCTTCGCCAGGGAGCCCGCCGCCGCCTGA